The DNA segment GAAGACTGGCAGAAAGCATTAGGTGGGCACAACATATGGGGGACCGGCACGGTCACCTATGACCCAGCCAAGTGCACCTATACGCTGCAGATCAAGGTGGACATGGAGGATTTCTACAATTTCAACAAAGGACAGGCTGATTTAGCGACAGGCCTTCCAGATGATGAGAACGGTAGATTTGAGGTCTTTGGATGGGCTAAGTCCTTTTACTCACGCGGGCAGGTAACCCGTACTATCACATGGAAGAAGGGAGAGGCCGATAAGACGACGCAGATCGAGGGCGACCCACGGCGCAGTGGATCGCGGAGACGTTAGCGCAAAGGTGTGGTCATGTATTTGACGCTATTCCTTCGAGGTATAATGAGCACTACCTTAGCTATGATGCTCGGGGTGATGGTGGCTTGCGTTTCCTCATGCGGTCGAGCGGCTCCTGCTGCCTCTGGGACCCGAAGCACCTCTGTTGCAGACCTGCTGAAGTTCTTACCTAACCTCAATGCCATTGATGTGACATCAGCCGACTACACCATCACAAAGAATTCCGCATCACGAGGCGTACCGTCTCCATCGGACATTCGAATGGAATTGCTCGGCACTGCTGATCTGTCGGAAGACGCGGCCAAGAAACTCCAGCAGAGCTTTGAGTGGAAAGCCGTGCATCACGAGAAAATGCCCGCCAAGATATTGACGATTCTGCCTTCGGGAGACTACCTAGCCAGTTCCAAGCTCAATGACAGCTTCTCGGGAAATCCGACGTATGCCCATGGCCGTGTCGTTGTGATAGCTGGCAACTGGGGCCGGCTCTATTTTCTGGCGTCGGATAGGGATCATCCAATCGAGTAAGGGTCTGCATCCTACGGGCCGACGATCTCTCCGCGTTTCCACGCGAACTTCAAATTTGTCACTCGCGCTGCGCTCGGGTCGGCGAGGACGACGCTAAGCTCCTTACGCGCCACGAGGCGGCGCTTGTGCTGTTTGACCAAGGCATCCAGCGCGGCGCGGTGCAATTTCCCCGCGCACGGGGCGCCGACGCCGAGCTGCCCGGTCTTACTGCGCTCCGCGACCTCGGGAAACTCAAGGCCTTGCGTGCCCGGTCGCTCGCAGCCCAGAATCGCTGGGACGACGCCGCGCAGGAGCTCGCCGGCCTGGAGTCGGCAGGCGAGATGATCTCGCGCAGGGACGCTCTCTTGATTCAATACCTCGTCGGCCTGTCGCTGCGTAACCTCGCCTGCAACGAAATGGCCGCGTTCGCCGCGCACGATGTGGTTCCCGATTCGGCGCTTAAGATCCTGAGCGATCACCTGGCTCAGGCGTCGGACCCGCGGACGTCGCTGATCAGCTCGCTCGCGGTTGAGTTTGACGACTTTTACCTCGTCGAGTTGGGGCGATTCGCCGCCAAACGGAACGCGGCGCTCTATTACCTCGCAGTGCTCGACGATCTGGCCGGAACTTCGAACGATCCCTCTCCGAAACGCGAGGCCGCAGCCTACAAGGTCCTTCAGGACACGCTTGACGCAGGAGCGAAGCGACTACGTGTTGAGCCACTCGATCTGTTGGCAACCATCAAGCTCGGCGCGGCTCCCTATCTCAAGGCTCAAGACATGGCGCGCGACACCAGCGCCGCTGCCATCCCTGCCGCGTTCCGCCTTGTGGATGAAGCGTAACCTGCGTGAATGCCGAGCCGGCGCCACGCCTCTTGATGTCCGTATAGAGCGCCGCGGCGACCGTGGCGTGCGAGGTCTTGCCGCTGGTCTACCACAACCCGCCGGCCAACATGCGCCGGGCGATTTCATGGGCGGTCAGCGGGCCATTTGCCTGCTGCAAGACTTGGACTGCGGCCTTCTTCACGCTCATGGCTGTACTCCTGCGCTCTCCGCCGCCGCTTGCTCCCGAATCTGGTCATACACCTGCCGGCGGAGCGTTTCCTCGACGACCTGCTGGAACCGCCCGTCGTTCATGAAGCGGTTGAAGATGTCCTCGTTCTGCTCCATGCGGTCGATGAACAGCCCCTCCAGCGCCCGCCGGAAGACGTAACTGAAATTGTCGATGGTGTTGGCCATCGCCGCCTGCCGGAGGTCTTCATTCGCCACGGCGTCCTCCCGCACCGAATCAAGGAAGAGCTGGTCGGCCGGCTTGAAGTCCGTCCCGAATCGCTCATTGAGAAGGTCGATCAGGCGGGAAAGCTCGATCTCCTCATCCTTCCCGCGGCTCGTGCCCACCGCCGTCGGCCCCTTAAGCTGTCCGCCCACTCCCGACTGCAACGCGATGCTTCCCTCGCTGATCTTCTGGAGGCGGTAGAACTTGAGGGCCACATCGTCATCGAAATCGTACTGCGGGCCGGTGGCTGGCCGCGGCAGCTTCGTGAGCAGGAAGCGCCCGTAGATGTAGAGCTTCTCCAGGTCCGAATCCTGGTACGGGATTACCTGCGACAGGAACGAATACAGGTTGCGGAACGCCTGGAGCTTGCCACGGAACGCCTCCTGTGCCTCTTCCTTAGCCTGTTTCCATCCCTTCTCCGATACCTGCGTCTTCAGTTCGTCCCGCATCGTCACGAAGCGCGAGACCGCCTTGTCGAGGATCGCGTTCATCGCCCCGTGGTCCGCGGGGGTATTCTGCGCCCGCGGCTTAAAGAACACCTGCGCGAACTGCTCTACCTCGTCTGTGTGGTACACGCCGGCGCCATTCAACTCGGATGTCAGCGCGTAGAGTTGCTGCGGGTTGGCCTGGTCGCCAACCGCCGTCACTTCGTAGTAGTCCTGGAACGCCTTGAGGATTTCCTCGCGGTCGTTGTAGAAGTCCAGGACGAAGGTGTCGTCCTTGCCGGGGTGCGTGCGGTTGAGCCGTGACAGGGTCTGGACCGCCTGAATGCCGGCCAGCCGTTTATCCACGTACATCGTGTGCAACAGCGGCTGGTCGAAGCCGGTCTGGAACTTGTCGGCCGCGATGAGCACCTGATATTCCTCGGTGCCGAACCGCTCCGGGATTTCCCGGCCGCCGATACCCTTGTTCATCCCGCCTTCCGTGTAGGTCTTGTTGGGGTCCAGGTCGTCGATGACCGTGCCCGAAAACGCGACCAGCGTTGCGATTTCCTTGTAGCCCTTCTCCAGGATGTACTTGTCGAACGCCTGCTTGTACCGCACGGCGTGGAGCCGCGAGCCGGTGACAACCATCGCCTTGGCCTTGCCGCCGATCTTGTGCCGCGTGGAGGCGCGGAAGTGCTCGACCATCACTTCTGTCTTCTGCTCGATGTTGTGCGGGTGCAGGGTCATGAACCGGGCCAGCGCCTTGGCTGCGGCCCGTTTCTCGACGTTCGGGTCTTCCTCCACCGACTTGATGAGGCCGAAGTAGGTCTTGTAGGTCGTATAGTTCTTAAGCACGTCGAGGATGAAGCCTTCCTCGATGGCCTGACGCATGGAATACAAGTGGAATGGGTGCGGCTTGCCGTCGCTGCCGGGGGTACCAAACACTTCCAGCGTCTTGTGCTTGGGGGTCGCGGTGAAGGCGAAGAAGCTGATGTTGGGCTGCCGCCCGCGCTTGGCCATCGTGCGGAGGACTTCCTCTTCGTAATCGTCCAGCCCCTGGGCCTCCGCCTCTTCCTTGGCCTTCTGCTTGATGTGGTCGCCCGCAAGCACCGCCTTGAGTTCCGTGGCCGTCTCGCCGGAATGGGAACTGTGGGCCTCGTCAATGATGACGGCAAACTGTTTGCCTGGCAGCGTCAGGTCATCGGCCGTGGGCGCTGGCAGCCCATTGGCCTTGGCCTCTTCCTCCGCCTGCTTGCGTATCTGCTCGGTCACGAACGGAAACTT comes from the Phycisphaeraceae bacterium genome and includes:
- a CDS encoding type I restriction endonuclease subunit R; translated protein: MPAEYKEKAFEVAIEEHLLTNGGFVKADPQNFDRERALDPTVLIPFIQETQGEKWKTLEGLHGANTATVVLDDLCKAMESRGSLDVVRHGFKTFGKQLEVAFFRPAHGMNPDTLKLYQANRLTVTRQLRYSTKSENSIDLVLSLNGIPLVTAELKNPMSGQNVNHARTQYMRDRDPRELIFQTWKRTLVHFAVDPDLVYMTTRLNGKDTFFLPFNLGDGTSAGNPEHSGGHRTFYLWEQVWERDSLLDIIARFIHLEVKERRFQGKTVRKESMIFPRYHQLDCVRRLEGDARAKGPGQNYLVQHSAGSGKSNSIGWLAHRLAFLHNAQDKKVFDSVVVVTDRIVLDQQLQDTIYQFEHKHGVVQKIDENTAQLARALREGVPIIITTLQKFPFVTEQIRKQAEEEAKANGLPAPTADDLTLPGKQFAVIIDEAHSSHSGETATELKAVLAGDHIKQKAKEEAEAQGLDDYEEEVLRTMAKRGRQPNISFFAFTATPKHKTLEVFGTPGSDGKPHPFHLYSMRQAIEEGFILDVLKNYTTYKTYFGLIKSVEEDPNVEKRAAAKALARFMTLHPHNIEQKTEVMVEHFRASTRHKIGGKAKAMVVTGSRLHAVRYKQAFDKYILEKGYKEIATLVAFSGTVIDDLDPNKTYTEGGMNKGIGGREIPERFGTEEYQVLIAADKFQTGFDQPLLHTMYVDKRLAGIQAVQTLSRLNRTHPGKDDTFVLDFYNDREEILKAFQDYYEVTAVGDQANPQQLYALTSELNGAGVYHTDEVEQFAQVFFKPRAQNTPADHGAMNAILDKAVSRFVTMRDELKTQVSEKGWKQAKEEAQEAFRGKLQAFRNLYSFLSQVIPYQDSDLEKLYIYGRFLLTKLPRPATGPQYDFDDDVALKFYRLQKISEGSIALQSGVGGQLKGPTAVGTSRGKDEEIELSRLIDLLNERFGTDFKPADQLFLDSVREDAVANEDLRQAAMANTIDNFSYVFRRALEGLFIDRMEQNEDIFNRFMNDGRFQQVVEETLRRQVYDQIREQAAAESAGVQP